A part of Streptomyces sp. NBC_01451 genomic DNA contains:
- the ileS gene encoding isoleucine--tRNA ligase translates to MTTPTYRQVPAQVDLPALEHAVLDFWREQKIFAKTLEQSEGRPEWVFYEGPPTANGMPGAHHIEARVFKDVFPRFRTMRGYHVARKAGWDCHGLPVELAVEKELGFSGKQDIEAYGIAEFNDKCRESVTRHTDAFEALTTRMGYWTDLQDPYRTMDPEYIESVWWSLKEIFTKGLLTQDHRVAPWCPRCGTGLSDHELAQGYETVVDPSVYVRFPLTSGPLAGEAALVVWTTTPWTLVSNTAVAAHPDVTYVVATDGEEKLVVAEPLLTKALGEGWQSTGQTFTGAEMERWSYQRPFELVEFPADVPTHYVVNADYVTTEDGTGLVHQSPAFGEEDLKVCRAYGLPVVNPVRPDGTFEEDVPLVGGVFFKKADEKLTEDLQQRGLLFKHIPYEHSYPHCWRCHTALLYYAQPSWYIRTTAVKDRLLQENEKTNWYPETVKNGRFGDWLNNNIDWALSRSRYWGTPLPIWRCEEDHLTVVGSRAELTQLTGTDQSELDPHRPFIDAVTFACPQGDCGKTATRVPEVIDAWYDSGSMPFAQWGYPYKNKELFESRYPAQFISEAIDQTRGWFYTLMAVGTLVFDKSSYENVVCLGHILAEDGRKMSKHLGNTLDPIPLMDRHGADAVRWFMAAGGSPWAARRVGHGTIQEVVRKTLLTYWNTVAFQALYARTSNWAPSAADPAPADRPVLDRWLLSELHALTDQVTQALEAYDTQRAGKLLSAFVDDLSNWYVRRSRRRFWQGDKAALRTLHEVVETVTKLMAPLTPFITERVWQDLVVPVTPGSPESVHLTSWPEADLSAIDPELSKQMVLVRRLVELGRATRAESGVKTRQPLSRALVAAAGFDTLDRELHAQITEELNVSSLASLSEVGGSLVDTTAKANFRALGKRFGKRVQDVAKAVANTDAAALSLALRAGTASVEVDGETVALAPDEVIITETPREGWSVASDSGATVALDLEITEELRQAGLARDAIRLIQEARKNSGLDVADRIALRWTSTDPAVTAALTEHSGLIADEVLATDFAQGEADDTYGDPFTDEGLSLTFRLRKA, encoded by the coding sequence ATGACAACGCCGACGTACCGCCAGGTGCCCGCCCAGGTCGACCTGCCCGCCCTTGAGCACGCCGTGCTCGACTTCTGGCGCGAGCAGAAGATCTTCGCCAAGACCCTTGAGCAGTCCGAGGGGCGCCCCGAATGGGTGTTCTACGAGGGCCCGCCCACCGCGAACGGCATGCCGGGTGCCCACCACATCGAGGCCCGCGTCTTCAAGGACGTGTTCCCGCGCTTCCGCACCATGCGGGGCTACCACGTGGCCCGCAAGGCCGGCTGGGACTGCCACGGCCTCCCGGTGGAGCTGGCGGTCGAGAAGGAGCTCGGCTTCTCCGGCAAGCAGGACATCGAGGCGTACGGCATCGCCGAGTTCAACGACAAGTGCCGCGAGTCGGTGACCCGTCACACGGACGCCTTCGAGGCGCTCACGACCCGCATGGGGTACTGGACCGACCTCCAGGATCCCTACCGCACGATGGACCCCGAGTACATCGAGTCGGTCTGGTGGTCGCTGAAGGAGATCTTCACCAAGGGCCTGCTCACCCAGGACCACCGCGTCGCCCCCTGGTGCCCCCGCTGCGGCACGGGCCTGTCGGACCACGAGCTGGCCCAGGGCTACGAGACGGTCGTCGACCCCTCCGTGTACGTCCGTTTCCCGCTCACCTCCGGTCCGCTGGCCGGCGAGGCCGCCCTCGTCGTCTGGACGACGACGCCCTGGACGCTGGTCTCCAACACGGCGGTCGCCGCCCACCCCGACGTCACCTACGTGGTGGCGACCGACGGCGAGGAGAAGCTCGTCGTGGCCGAGCCGCTGCTCACCAAGGCCCTCGGCGAGGGGTGGCAGTCCACCGGCCAGACCTTCACCGGCGCCGAGATGGAGCGCTGGTCCTATCAACGTCCGTTCGAGCTCGTCGAGTTCCCGGCGGACGTCCCCACCCACTACGTGGTGAACGCGGACTACGTGACGACCGAGGACGGTACGGGTCTGGTCCACCAGTCCCCCGCCTTCGGTGAGGAAGACCTCAAGGTGTGCCGCGCGTACGGCCTGCCGGTCGTGAACCCGGTCCGCCCGGACGGCACCTTCGAGGAGGACGTCCCGCTCGTGGGCGGTGTCTTCTTCAAGAAGGCGGACGAAAAGCTCACCGAGGACCTTCAGCAGCGCGGCCTCCTCTTCAAGCACATCCCGTACGAGCACAGCTACCCGCACTGCTGGCGCTGCCACACCGCGCTCCTCTACTACGCGCAGCCGTCCTGGTACATCCGCACGACGGCCGTCAAGGACCGCCTCCTCCAGGAGAACGAGAAGACCAACTGGTACCCGGAGACGGTCAAGAACGGCCGCTTCGGCGACTGGCTGAACAACAACATCGACTGGGCGCTCTCCCGCAGCCGCTACTGGGGCACCCCGCTCCCGATCTGGCGCTGCGAGGAGGACCACCTCACGGTCGTCGGCTCCCGCGCGGAGCTGACCCAGCTCACGGGCACCGACCAGTCGGAGCTGGACCCGCACCGCCCCTTCATCGACGCGGTCACCTTCGCCTGCCCCCAGGGCGACTGCGGAAAGACGGCCACGCGCGTGCCGGAGGTCATCGACGCCTGGTACGACTCGGGTTCGATGCCGTTCGCGCAGTGGGGCTACCCGTACAAGAACAAGGAACTGTTCGAGTCGCGCTACCCGGCGCAGTTCATCAGCGAGGCCATCGACCAGACGCGCGGCTGGTTCTACACGCTGATGGCGGTCGGCACCCTCGTCTTCGACAAGTCGTCCTACGAGAACGTGGTCTGCCTCGGCCACATCCTCGCCGAGGACGGCCGCAAGATGTCCAAGCACCTGGGCAACACCCTGGACCCGATCCCCCTGATGGACCGGCACGGCGCGGACGCGGTGCGCTGGTTCATGGCGGCCGGCGGTTCCCCGTGGGCGGCCCGTCGCGTCGGCCACGGCACCATCCAGGAGGTCGTCCGCAAGACGCTCCTCACGTACTGGAACACGGTCGCCTTCCAGGCCCTGTACGCGCGTACGTCGAACTGGGCCCCGTCCGCGGCGGACCCGGCCCCGGCCGACCGCCCGGTCCTGGACCGCTGGCTCCTGTCCGAACTGCACGCGCTCACCGACCAGGTGACGCAGGCCCTGGAGGCCTACGACACCCAGCGCGCCGGCAAGCTCCTGTCGGCGTTCGTCGACGACCTGTCCAACTGGTACGTACGCCGGTCCCGGCGCCGCTTCTGGCAGGGCGACAAGGCCGCGCTGCGCACCCTGCACGAGGTCGTCGAGACGGTCACGAAGCTGATGGCCCCGCTGACCCCGTTCATCACCGAACGGGTCTGGCAGGACCTGGTGGTGCCGGTGACCCCGGGCAGCCCCGAATCCGTCCACCTGACCTCCTGGCCCGAGGCGGACCTGTCCGCGATCGACCCGGAGCTGTCGAAGCAGATGGTGCTCGTACGGCGGCTGGTCGAGCTGGGCCGTGCCACGCGCGCGGAGTCCGGGGTGAAGACGCGTCAGCCGCTGTCCCGCGCGCTGGTCGCGGCGGCCGGTTTCGACACCCTCGACCGCGAACTGCACGCGCAGATCACGGAGGAGCTGAACGTCAGCTCCCTGGCGTCCCTCTCCGAGGTGGGCGGCTCCCTGGTCGACACCACCGCCAAGGCCAACTTCCGGGCCCTGGGCAAGCGGTTCGGCAAGCGCGTCCAGGACGTCGCGAAGGCCGTCGCGAACACCGACGCGGCAGCCCTGTCCCTCGCCCTGCGCGCGGGCACGGCGTCGGTCGAGGTCGACGGCGAGACGGTCGCCCTCGCCCCGGACGAGGTCATCATCACGGAGACCCCGCGCGAGGGCTGGTCGGTGGCGTCCGACTCGGGCGCGACGGTCGCCCTCGACCTGGAGATCACGGAGGAGCTGCGTCAGGCGGGCCTCGCCCGTGACGCGATCCGGCTGATCCAGGAGGCCCGTAAGAACAGCGGCCTCGACGTGGCCGACCGCATCGCGCTGCGCTGGACGTCCACGGACCCGGCGGTCACCGCGGCCCTGACCGAGCACTCGGGCCTGATCGCCGACGAGGTCCTGGCGACGGACTTCGCCCAGGGCGAGGCGGACGACACCTACGGGGACCCGTTTACGGACGAGGGCCTGTCGCTGACGTTCCGCCTGCGCAAGGCGTAA
- a CDS encoding YggT family protein, whose protein sequence is MSVVGQVLYIALMCFLIVLIFRLVMDYVFQFARSWQPGKAMVVILEATYTVTDPPLKLLRRVIPPLRLGGVALDLSFFVLMIIVYILITVVRSVLV, encoded by the coding sequence ATGAGCGTGGTTGGACAGGTTCTCTACATCGCGCTGATGTGCTTCCTCATCGTGCTGATCTTCCGGTTGGTCATGGACTACGTCTTCCAGTTCGCCCGCTCATGGCAGCCCGGCAAGGCGATGGTGGTCATTCTGGAGGCCACCTACACTGTCACTGATCCACCGCTCAAGCTTCTGCGGCGGGTCATCCCGCCGTTGCGTCTCGGGGGCGTGGCGCTCGACCTGTCCTTCTTCGTACTGATGATCATCGTGTACATCCTGATCACCGTCGTCAGGTCGGTGTTGGTGTGA
- a CDS encoding DivIVA domain-containing protein: MPLTPEDVRNKQFTTVRLREGYDEDEVDAFLDEVEAELTRLLRENEDLRAKLAAATRAAAQNQQQQGMRKPPEQDQQQGMQQQGMQQQGMPQQGMPQGMRGPGGPVPAGISGPPQQQMGGPMGGPPQLPSGAPQLPPGPGGQGGPQGPGPMGQGPMGQGPMQGQMGQGPMGQGPMQGQMGQGGMPGQMQQMPGQQMQGQMQQMGGPMGGPPQMMGGPGQGPGGDSAARVLSLAQQTADQAIAEARSEANKIVGEARSRAEGLERDARAKADALERDAQEKHRVAMGSLESARATLERKVEDLRGFEREYRTRLKSYLESQLRQLETQADDSLAPPRTPATASLPPSPAPSMAPAGAGAPSYGGNQGMGGQGMGGPGPAGPSYGGQQQMSPAMTQPMAPVRPQGPSPMGQAPSPMRGFLIDEDDN; this comes from the coding sequence ATGCCATTGACCCCCGAGGATGTGCGGAACAAGCAGTTCACGACCGTCCGCCTCCGAGAAGGCTATGACGAGGACGAGGTCGACGCCTTCCTCGACGAGGTTGAAGCCGAACTGACCCGCCTGCTCCGCGAGAACGAGGACCTGCGCGCCAAGCTGGCCGCTGCCACGCGTGCCGCTGCCCAGAACCAGCAGCAGCAGGGCATGCGCAAGCCTCCGGAACAGGACCAGCAGCAGGGCATGCAACAACAGGGTATGCAGCAACAGGGCATGCCCCAGCAAGGCATGCCGCAGGGCATGCGAGGCCCCGGCGGCCCGGTGCCCGCCGGCATATCGGGCCCGCCGCAGCAGCAGATGGGCGGCCCCATGGGCGGCCCGCCCCAGCTGCCCAGCGGTGCGCCGCAGTTGCCCCCCGGCCCCGGTGGCCAGGGTGGCCCGCAGGGTCCCGGCCCGATGGGTCAGGGCCCCATGGGTCAGGGCCCGATGCAGGGACAGATGGGTCAGGGCCCCATGGGCCAGGGCCCGATGCAGGGACAGATGGGCCAGGGCGGTATGCCCGGCCAGATGCAGCAGATGCCCGGTCAGCAGATGCAGGGTCAGATGCAGCAGATGGGCGGCCCGATGGGCGGTCCCCCGCAGATGATGGGCGGCCCCGGTCAGGGTCCCGGTGGCGACAGCGCCGCGCGTGTTCTCTCGCTGGCCCAGCAGACCGCCGACCAGGCGATCGCCGAGGCCCGGTCCGAGGCCAACAAGATCGTCGGCGAGGCACGCAGCCGCGCCGAGGGTCTGGAGCGCGATGCCCGCGCCAAGGCCGACGCTCTTGAGCGGGACGCCCAGGAGAAGCACCGCGTCGCGATGGGCTCCCTGGAGTCCGCTCGCGCCACGCTGGAGCGCAAGGTCGAGGATCTGCGCGGCTTCGAGCGCGAGTACCGCACCCGCCTGAAGTCCTACCTGGAGTCGCAGCTGCGTCAGCTGGAGACCCAGGCCGACGACTCGCTGGCCCCGCCGCGCACTCCGGCCACGGCCTCCCTGCCGCCGTCCCCGGCGCCCTCGATGGCTCCGGCCGGTGCCGGTGCCCCGTCGTACGGCGGCAACCAGGGCATGGGCGGCCAGGGCATGGGTGGTCCCGGCCCGGCCGGTCCGTCCTACGGCGGCCAGCAGCAGATGTCCCCGGCCATGACCCAGCCCATGGCTCCGGTCCGGCCGCAGGGCCCGTCTCCGATGGGTCAGGCTCCCTCACCGATGCGCGGCTTCCTGATCGACGAGGACGACAACTGA